In the genome of Anabaena cylindrica PCC 7122, the window GGGGTGAAAAAATTCTGCGTCCCACAGAAGTAATTACCGCTAAAGTAGAATCAAGTTTAGATGGTAATATAAATTAATTCATAATGGGCTACGTCCCGCTGCGCTAACGTAATTCGTAATTCGTAATTATTTCCTCTTCCCTCTTTCCTTCTTCTTTGTATGAGTTCGCACAGAACTAAAATGACTAATAATTCTACCTTGAGAGTCACAGTAGTCCCAAATTTAAACTAGCTACAAAATTCTATGCTTCCCCCTGAAAATAATATTAAAGAAACTTCCACATCTTCAAAAACATGGCGTGCTTGGCAGGAAAATCTCACTTTAGTAGCGATCGCACTAACTTTAGCATTGCTGATTAGGACATTTATCGCCGAACCCCGGTTAATTCCATCAGAATCAATGTACCCCACCTTACACACAGGCGATCGCTTAGTAGTCGAAAAAGTATCCTATCGGTTTCATCCTCCCAAAACTGGTGATATCGTCGTTTTCAAATCACCTCCAGAACTGCAACGTCGGGGATATGAAGCAAACCAAGCTTTTATCAAACGTGTCATTGGGATGCCGGGGGAAGTGATTAGTGTAGCCAAGGGAAAAGTTTACCTCGACGGTCAACCCCTACAAGAAGAGTACATCGCAGAACCGCCAAATCAGCCATTTGCACCCGTGACAGTTCCAGAAAATGAATTTTTTGTCATGGGAGACAACCGAAACGATAGTAATGACTCTCGCTACTGGGGCTTTTTACCCCAAAAAAATCTCATCGGTCGTGCAACTTTTCGCTTCTGGCCTTTCGACCGCATCGGGTTAATTTAGGTATTGCTAACTGAGGTAAGCTGTTGTGCATTTAATTTGTATAAGTCAGGCGGGCAAGATGCCCACCCCACAAGATTTAACAATTTTAGGATTATAAAATTTAGGTGCGTAACAGCTTAATGGGGAAATGAGGAGAAATCTATCTATCTTTCTCCTTCTGCCTCCTGACTCCTGACTCCTGACTCCTGCCTTCTGCCTCCTACCTAAAACCGCAGATAATACATTAATTGAGCGATCGCATCCCCAGATAATTCTAGTCGTTGCTGAAAA includes:
- the lepB gene encoding signal peptidase I is translated as MLPPENNIKETSTSSKTWRAWQENLTLVAIALTLALLIRTFIAEPRLIPSESMYPTLHTGDRLVVEKVSYRFHPPKTGDIVVFKSPPELQRRGYEANQAFIKRVIGMPGEVISVAKGKVYLDGQPLQEEYIAEPPNQPFAPVTVPENEFFVMGDNRNDSNDSRYWGFLPQKNLIGRATFRFWPFDRIGLI